The following proteins come from a genomic window of Pedosphaera parvula Ellin514:
- a CDS encoding cell division protein FtsQ/DivIB, translated as MALLKRKPKNRRLNRDHVLDVKLRSDQVRATRIRISAIALGLVFATIFCLYVFWCTGTWALNALVYQNKAFAIQELDIQSDGVLAVEQLRIWAGVRTGQNLLALDLGQVKRDLEMASVIKSVAVERVLPHTLRLRVSEREPLAQIYVPVARTNGTGLDLGILHVDSDGYVMAVIDPKQRAAAAIQTNDVLPVISGINLNQLVPGKRLDLLQARSALQLVTAFERSPMQGMVELKKIDVSSPEILVVTTGQGTEVIFSTQDLDRQLRRWREIYDQGQKMTKAIATLDLSVPNNIPARWVEASSVPPVTPKTKFSQRNRRKNV; from the coding sequence ATGGCTCTGTTGAAACGAAAGCCGAAAAACCGCCGGTTAAACCGCGATCACGTACTGGACGTAAAGTTGCGCTCGGACCAGGTGCGGGCGACGCGCATTCGTATCAGTGCCATCGCTCTGGGCCTGGTCTTTGCCACGATTTTCTGCCTTTACGTTTTCTGGTGCACAGGTACATGGGCTTTGAATGCCTTGGTTTACCAGAATAAGGCTTTCGCCATTCAGGAACTCGATATCCAATCAGACGGGGTGCTTGCGGTTGAGCAATTACGTATTTGGGCCGGAGTCAGAACCGGACAAAACCTGCTTGCCCTTGATTTGGGACAGGTGAAACGGGACCTGGAAATGGCTTCCGTCATTAAATCTGTGGCGGTGGAACGAGTGTTGCCGCACACGCTTCGGTTGCGCGTTTCCGAGCGTGAACCACTGGCGCAAATCTATGTGCCGGTAGCCCGTACCAATGGAACTGGACTCGATTTGGGAATCCTGCACGTGGATTCAGATGGCTATGTCATGGCAGTGATCGATCCCAAACAACGTGCTGCCGCCGCGATCCAAACCAACGACGTGTTGCCAGTCATTTCAGGGATTAACCTCAACCAACTGGTTCCTGGCAAGCGGCTGGATTTACTGCAAGCCCGATCGGCCTTGCAACTAGTCACGGCATTTGAACGCTCACCCATGCAGGGCATGGTGGAACTGAAGAAGATTGATGTCTCTTCGCCAGAAATTTTGGTCGTCACGACGGGGCAGGGAACTGAGGTCATTTTCTCCACTCAGGATTTGGATCGGCAATTGCGTCGCTGGCGTGAAATCTACGACCAAGGGCAAAAGATGACCAAAGCCATAGCGACTCTCGACTTGTCAGTGCCCAATAACATTCCGGCACGCTGGGTTGAAGCGAGTTCGGTTCCGCCGGTAACTCCCAAAACCAAATTCTCACAACGTAACAGGAGGAAAAATGTTTGA
- a CDS encoding D-alanine--D-alanine ligase yields MSKILKITVMLGGPSAEREVSLRTGGAVAKALRSLGHRVDELDPKEKKWSLPAGTEVVFLALHGTYGEDGTVQRELDKLGIPYTGCDAEASRLGFDKILTKQKCVEAGVPTARFMIFESRSAVWPMGWQPPVVLKPVRQGSSVGLQFVDRVGDWSKKLAEALRYDTQVLMEERILGRETTVGILGNRPLPIVEVRPKAGNYDYQNKYTAGATEYLCPAPFDEAVTARIQEAALGAFKAIGGRDYSRVDVMVRPNGEPVVLEVNTLPGMTETSLLPKAAMAAGIGYAELCQQMVDLALKR; encoded by the coding sequence ATGTCCAAAATTCTCAAAATTACCGTAATGTTGGGCGGGCCTTCCGCGGAACGTGAAGTCTCTTTGCGCACGGGCGGGGCCGTGGCGAAAGCATTGCGCTCACTCGGCCATCGGGTTGACGAGCTTGATCCGAAAGAGAAAAAGTGGTCGCTGCCAGCGGGGACTGAAGTGGTGTTTCTCGCGTTGCATGGCACCTACGGCGAGGACGGTACGGTACAACGGGAGTTGGACAAACTGGGTATTCCCTACACTGGCTGTGATGCCGAGGCAAGCCGCCTGGGATTCGATAAGATCCTTACCAAACAAAAATGCGTTGAGGCCGGGGTGCCTACGGCGCGTTTCATGATTTTTGAATCCCGCAGCGCCGTGTGGCCGATGGGCTGGCAACCGCCGGTGGTTTTGAAACCAGTGCGCCAGGGCTCCAGTGTTGGATTACAATTTGTTGATCGTGTTGGTGACTGGAGCAAGAAACTCGCAGAAGCTTTGCGCTATGATACCCAGGTGTTGATGGAAGAGCGGATTCTGGGAAGAGAAACCACCGTTGGCATTCTTGGAAACCGGCCTCTGCCAATCGTGGAAGTCCGTCCGAAGGCTGGTAATTACGATTATCAAAATAAGTACACAGCAGGTGCGACGGAATATCTTTGCCCTGCGCCCTTTGACGAGGCAGTAACAGCCAGGATTCAGGAAGCGGCACTTGGAGCTTTTAAAGCCATTGGCGGCCGTGATTATTCCCGGGTGGATGTAATGGTCCGGCCAAATGGTGAACCAGTTGTGCTGGAAGTCAACACGCTGCCGGGGATGACCGAGACAAGCTTGTTGCCTAAAGCCGCCATGGCGGCAGGCATCGGATACGCTGAGTTGTGTCAGCAGATGGTTGATCTGGCATTGAAGAGGTAA
- the murB gene encoding UDP-N-acetylmuramate dehydrogenase, which yields MKLQLLTELKSKVSANTILRADEPLAKRTTMRVGGNADVYVEPASETELAQVLQICNRLHAPIFILGRGSNLLVRDGGIHGVVICLVHPNFSKVEFSGYLMHCGAGAKLKQVAMDSKKHQLTGLEFLEGIPGTVGGALRMNAGAMGGWTFDVVESIRYMDYGGEVHEQQATEIKVEYRSCPLLKTHIALGAVLKGHPSNREVVEKRLKTFSAKRWESQPAAPSAGCIFKNPGTIPAGKLIDELGMKGTRVGGAMVSQEHGNFIINEGQATAKDVLNLIQLIKQRARSERGVELETEVEIVGED from the coding sequence ATGAAGTTGCAACTTTTAACCGAATTGAAGTCCAAAGTGTCCGCAAATACCATTTTGCGGGCGGACGAGCCGTTGGCGAAACGGACGACCATGAGAGTAGGAGGCAACGCTGACGTCTATGTAGAGCCAGCTTCTGAAACTGAGCTTGCCCAGGTGCTACAGATTTGTAATCGGCTCCATGCGCCAATCTTTATTTTGGGACGCGGATCGAATCTCCTGGTGCGGGATGGAGGAATCCATGGGGTGGTCATTTGCCTGGTACATCCCAATTTTAGCAAGGTCGAATTTTCGGGCTACCTCATGCATTGTGGTGCCGGCGCCAAATTGAAACAGGTGGCCATGGATTCCAAAAAACATCAGCTCACGGGTCTGGAATTCCTGGAAGGCATTCCAGGAACCGTGGGTGGCGCATTACGCATGAATGCTGGCGCCATGGGTGGGTGGACTTTTGATGTGGTCGAGTCCATTCGATATATGGATTACGGCGGGGAGGTACATGAACAGCAGGCAACCGAGATAAAAGTTGAATACCGTTCCTGTCCTCTTTTGAAGACCCATATCGCACTGGGTGCAGTGCTCAAGGGGCACCCGTCCAATCGTGAAGTGGTGGAGAAACGGTTGAAAACATTCAGTGCGAAGCGTTGGGAATCCCAACCTGCCGCTCCGAGCGCCGGCTGCATCTTTAAGAATCCGGGAACCATACCGGCTGGAAAGCTGATCGATGAACTGGGAATGAAAGGGACGCGTGTTGGTGGCGCGATGGTTTCCCAGGAGCATGGCAATTTTATCATTAACGAAGGTCAGGCAACGGCAAAGGATGTCCTCAACCTGATCCAGTTGATCAAGCAGCGCGCTCGTTCAGAACGAGGAGTGGAACTCGAAACCGAAGTCGAAATTGTCGGTGAGGATTAG
- the murG gene encoding undecaprenyldiphospho-muramoylpentapeptide beta-N-acetylglucosaminyltransferase — protein MQNNQQKPRVAIACGGTGGHLFPGLAVAEQLMRRGCTVSVLISPKEVDQQAIKTASGVEVATLPAVGLVRGSRMAFVRGFVQSSRAARKLFKREKPEAVLAMGGFTSAPPVVAARAMGIPTFLHESNMIPGRANRWLSWLVHQAFIGFPGAAARLHSRNVKVTGTPVRPQFLPGDLAAAKIALGFSPEKPLLLVTGGSQGASGLNDMVLGVLPLLLQQIPDLQLFHLTGPTDVEKVERACVALGIKAVVRPFFGEMSLALGAASVAVSRAGASSLAELAAMRLPAVLVPFPAATDNHQYFNALAFQETGAAHLLEQKQATPEILSSLVIQLIQQSAAREKMQSALDGWHAPKAAQVIAESIMDKVMNRRRAGSKNPFSETPTIQHHQSAIS, from the coding sequence ATGCAAAATAACCAGCAAAAACCCCGGGTCGCCATCGCATGCGGTGGAACAGGAGGGCATCTCTTCCCTGGATTGGCGGTCGCGGAGCAATTAATGCGACGCGGTTGTACGGTTTCAGTGTTGATCTCGCCCAAGGAAGTCGACCAACAGGCGATCAAGACTGCTTCGGGAGTGGAGGTGGCCACGCTTCCAGCAGTGGGTTTGGTGCGTGGCAGTCGAATGGCCTTTGTTCGCGGATTTGTGCAATCGTCTCGCGCCGCGCGGAAACTTTTCAAACGGGAAAAGCCTGAAGCCGTTTTGGCCATGGGTGGGTTTACCAGCGCCCCGCCCGTGGTGGCTGCCAGAGCAATGGGAATTCCCACCTTTTTGCATGAATCCAACATGATACCGGGGCGGGCGAATCGCTGGCTCTCCTGGCTGGTTCATCAGGCCTTTATCGGTTTTCCTGGGGCGGCTGCGAGATTGCATAGCCGAAATGTGAAAGTGACGGGCACGCCGGTTCGTCCGCAGTTTCTACCCGGTGATCTAGCCGCGGCAAAGATTGCTCTTGGATTCAGTCCTGAAAAGCCGCTGTTGCTGGTAACCGGTGGAAGCCAGGGAGCAAGCGGCCTCAATGACATGGTTCTTGGCGTTCTGCCGCTCCTGCTTCAGCAAATTCCAGATCTTCAGCTTTTCCACCTGACTGGTCCAACCGATGTTGAGAAAGTGGAACGGGCTTGTGTTGCCCTGGGGATCAAAGCGGTCGTCCGGCCATTTTTTGGGGAAATGAGTCTCGCCTTGGGAGCAGCTTCTGTGGCGGTGAGTCGTGCGGGCGCTTCCTCATTGGCCGAATTGGCGGCCATGCGTTTGCCTGCAGTATTGGTTCCTTTCCCAGCGGCGACAGACAACCATCAATATTTCAATGCCCTTGCATTTCAAGAAACAGGTGCGGCCCATCTGTTGGAACAAAAGCAGGCTACTCCTGAAATCCTAAGTTCGCTGGTTATACAATTGATTCAACAGTCCGCCGCTCGCGAAAAGATGCAGTCGGCGCTCGACGGGTGGCATGCGCCCAAGGCTGCCCAGGTGATTGCTGAAAGCATCATGGATAAGGTCATGAATCGCCGACGTGCCGGGAGTAAAAACCCGTTTTCGGAAACACCGACCATCCAACACCATCAATCCGCCATTTCGTGA
- the ftsW gene encoding putative lipid II flippase FtsW: MKLATTALVFCVAALLALGMVMLYSSSMADKGMHYLIMQCLWGSVGLVSCVIAACVDYRLLKKLAWPILIFSIVLLVFVLAGPANYAPRINGARRWLNFHGFRFEPSELAKLALIIAVAWYGDHFQRKMHTFKNGIVLPGIMIGFVLAFIFVEPDRGTTILMAGVTGIMLVVCGARLKFIVPPGALALAAFGFSLLYDPMRRARMLAWLHPEEHKMDIGYQANQAMLALGAGGWTGVGLGNSRQKLGFLPEHHTDFILAIVGEELGLVATLLVVLTFIIIIACGLYIAGRSSDTFGLLLASGLTSLIGLQAVINVGVVTNTLPNKGLPLPFISYGGSNLLMMLTAIGLLVSVARKARPVNANVSETVEADAIPSPQLS, from the coding sequence ATGAAACTGGCAACCACTGCTTTGGTTTTTTGCGTTGCCGCTCTGCTTGCGCTGGGCATGGTGATGCTTTATAGCTCCAGCATGGCGGACAAGGGGATGCATTATCTAATTATGCAATGCCTGTGGGGCTCGGTTGGGCTCGTGTCCTGCGTCATAGCAGCTTGCGTCGATTACCGGTTGCTGAAGAAGCTTGCATGGCCAATTCTGATTTTTTCGATTGTGCTTTTGGTTTTCGTTCTCGCAGGCCCGGCAAACTACGCGCCGCGAATCAACGGAGCGCGCCGCTGGCTCAACTTTCATGGATTTAGATTTGAACCCTCAGAATTAGCAAAGCTGGCGCTTATCATTGCGGTGGCCTGGTATGGGGACCATTTTCAGCGTAAAATGCACACCTTCAAGAATGGTATTGTACTGCCAGGAATCATGATCGGTTTTGTTCTGGCGTTTATTTTTGTTGAGCCCGATCGCGGTACTACGATTTTGATGGCTGGCGTCACTGGAATCATGCTTGTCGTATGCGGGGCCCGTCTTAAATTTATTGTGCCGCCTGGGGCCTTGGCTTTGGCCGCATTCGGATTCTCGCTTTTATATGATCCCATGCGCAGGGCACGCATGTTGGCATGGCTGCATCCTGAAGAACACAAAATGGATATTGGTTATCAGGCCAACCAGGCGATGCTGGCCTTGGGAGCGGGTGGTTGGACTGGAGTCGGTCTTGGTAACAGCCGCCAGAAACTCGGTTTTCTTCCGGAACATCATACAGATTTTATTTTGGCCATTGTTGGCGAGGAACTCGGGTTGGTGGCCACGCTGCTGGTGGTGTTGACCTTCATTATTATCATCGCTTGCGGTTTGTATATCGCCGGTCGTTCTTCGGATACATTCGGTTTACTGCTCGCCTCTGGTCTGACTTCTCTCATCGGCCTGCAGGCGGTGATTAACGTTGGGGTGGTTACCAATACGCTCCCGAACAAGGGATTGCCTCTACCTTTTATCAGTTACGGTGGATCCAATTTGCTCATGATGCTAACCGCCATTGGATTGTTGGTAAGTGTGGCCCGAAAAGCACGTCCTGTGAACGCGAATGTAAGCGAGACAGTGGAAGCTGACGCAATTCCTTCTCCACAACTTTCGTAA
- a CDS encoding LysM peptidoglycan-binding domain-containing protein → MNNSNPLVPQGSLMEQQNKGRNRFKVAVFCVIALHIVFFGGLLMVGCKKDKGDTTENTGPQTTSNLDNTNNTPPPLDTNTNGTPPAVVNNNTPAPVLPAPPTNDVVAPTVPPVSTPGATSEYVVTKGDSYYTIGKKFGVSSKAMQNANPTIPATKLKVGQKIQIPAASAAPATTGSTASGSASVSADATSGGASYTVKSGDTLAKIAKKSGVSVKALQSANNLKTARIKVGDKLKIPAKSSAPATTTPEPAPAASGTGTVPSLTAPAPAPAH, encoded by the coding sequence ATGAATAACTCAAATCCACTCGTTCCACAGGGCTCCTTAATGGAGCAACAAAACAAAGGGCGTAACCGATTCAAGGTTGCTGTTTTTTGTGTCATCGCTCTCCACATTGTCTTTTTCGGCGGCTTGTTAATGGTCGGTTGCAAGAAGGATAAGGGAGATACCACAGAAAACACCGGTCCTCAGACTACCAGTAACCTGGACAATACTAATAATACTCCTCCGCCACTGGACACCAATACCAACGGAACACCACCGGCTGTTGTCAACAACAATACGCCTGCTCCTGTCCTGCCGGCACCCCCAACCAATGACGTGGTTGCTCCAACTGTTCCTCCTGTCAGCACCCCTGGTGCGACTTCAGAATACGTCGTCACGAAAGGTGATTCGTACTATACCATTGGCAAAAAGTTTGGAGTTAGTTCGAAGGCCATGCAAAATGCCAATCCCACTATCCCTGCAACCAAGTTGAAAGTAGGCCAGAAGATTCAAATTCCTGCTGCCTCGGCAGCTCCAGCCACAACCGGTAGTACGGCTTCTGGCAGCGCTTCTGTCTCCGCTGATGCGACCTCAGGTGGGGCTTCATACACCGTGAAGTCGGGCGATACCCTGGCGAAAATTGCCAAGAAGTCAGGAGTTTCAGTCAAGGCTCTGCAGTCAGCGAACAACCTGAAGACCGCCCGGATCAAAGTAGGTGACAAGTTGAAGATACCTGCCAAATCGTCTGCTCCGGCAACCACAACTCCGGAGCCAGCACCAGCTGCTTCGGGCACGGGCACTGTTCCTTCTTTGACGGCACCGGCTCCAGCTCCGGCTCATTAA
- the murD gene encoding UDP-N-acetylmuramoyl-L-alanine--D-glutamate ligase → MFNLENKEVLVVGLGARGRAACELLNKSGASVTVVDKANTEDLRAAAGKMRALGIQVELGATVSPKREFNLAVVSPSVSASNPMVLELLKRKVNVIGEFELGFQQSKCLSIAIAGTNGKGTTAELVESILTHNNRKTSLCGHGARPVCSVVPETKEMDFLVLQANSFQLETTQFFRPAVAVLMNLAHDHLDRYATHADYVRANARLFQNQQAFDWAIVQSEALAQLRLLDVPIPSKIITFSANNRRADIFLDRGLLISRLPGWEGPLWNMDECLLRGSHNAENVMAALAVGHVLRIPLEEIVNALKTKAPGAHRFEFVAEVNGVKYINDSKATNVDALQKALLSVPPAPAGEPNIWLIAGGKDKSLDYHDVGPLMSQRVKGAFLIGEAREKIRAAWSLFTPCTTVSSLLEAVGAAGKSAVPGDVILLSPACSSFDQFRNYQHRGEVFRQAVLDLATSTRSGSINDDFRSKDQNKNEP, encoded by the coding sequence ATGTTTAATCTCGAGAACAAAGAAGTTTTAGTGGTTGGCCTCGGTGCCCGTGGCCGTGCGGCTTGCGAACTCTTAAACAAGAGTGGCGCGAGTGTCACGGTCGTTGACAAGGCTAACACTGAAGATTTGCGTGCTGCGGCGGGCAAAATGCGCGCTTTGGGAATTCAGGTTGAATTGGGGGCTACTGTTTCTCCGAAGCGGGAGTTCAATCTGGCCGTGGTTAGTCCGTCGGTTTCAGCCAGTAATCCGATGGTGCTGGAACTTTTGAAGCGCAAGGTAAACGTTATTGGAGAATTTGAACTTGGTTTCCAGCAATCCAAATGTTTGAGCATCGCCATTGCGGGCACAAACGGCAAAGGAACGACTGCGGAATTGGTTGAAAGCATCCTCACTCACAACAATCGAAAGACCTCCTTGTGTGGACATGGTGCCCGGCCGGTATGTTCGGTTGTACCGGAAACCAAGGAAATGGATTTTCTGGTCCTGCAGGCGAATTCCTTCCAATTGGAAACGACTCAGTTTTTCCGCCCAGCCGTGGCTGTGCTTATGAATCTGGCGCACGATCATCTGGATCGGTATGCGACGCATGCGGATTATGTCCGTGCAAATGCCCGATTGTTCCAGAACCAACAGGCGTTTGACTGGGCCATTGTTCAAAGTGAAGCGTTGGCACAATTGCGCTTGTTGGACGTTCCAATCCCCTCAAAAATCATTACTTTCAGCGCCAATAATCGGCGTGCTGATATTTTCCTGGACCGGGGACTGCTGATAAGCCGGTTGCCGGGTTGGGAGGGACCACTGTGGAACATGGACGAATGCCTGCTGCGCGGATCGCATAATGCCGAAAATGTTATGGCTGCCCTGGCGGTGGGTCATGTTCTAAGGATTCCGCTCGAGGAGATTGTCAATGCTTTAAAGACCAAGGCTCCCGGGGCGCATCGATTTGAATTTGTGGCGGAGGTCAACGGGGTAAAATATATCAACGATTCCAAAGCCACGAACGTCGACGCTTTGCAAAAGGCATTGCTCTCGGTTCCACCCGCTCCAGCAGGCGAGCCAAACATTTGGCTGATCGCCGGTGGAAAAGATAAAAGTCTGGATTACCATGACGTTGGGCCGCTGATGTCGCAGCGTGTAAAAGGGGCTTTTTTGATCGGCGAAGCGCGCGAAAAAATTCGTGCTGCCTGGAGCCTGTTTACTCCTTGCACTACTGTGAGTTCATTGTTAGAAGCTGTCGGAGCAGCGGGAAAATCAGCTGTGCCCGGTGACGTGATCTTGCTTTCACCTGCCTGTTCAAGCTTCGACCAGTTTCGAAACTATCAGCATCGTGGTGAAGTGTTTCGACAAGCAGTCCTCGATTTGGCGACTTCCACCCGTAGTGGCAGTATCAACGACGATTTTCGGTCGAAAGATCAGAATAAAAACGAACCTTAA
- the mraY gene encoding phospho-N-acetylmuramoyl-pentapeptide-transferase — protein MATGKVLMFYYLSDYLMDRATGTSWEASLSGLRLFHYITFRSAGAAVTALLMSLLLGPRVIAWLKELSFGQNYQDRAEAAGNFAGRTGKKVGTPTMGGLLIIVTLNASTLLWAQWNTLVQLTLLSVVVLAGLGFYDDYTKISKASSGGAKSHIKLYVQIALALFIGVYLWRLPATSKLITDVMVPFYKYPILSSAGVLGLVITMLTIVGSSNAVNLTDGLDGLAIGCTLIVSFVFLILTYLCGNAKAADYLQIPHVPGAGELTVICAAIVGAGLGFLWYNCHPAQVFMGDTGSLALGGALGIIAVLIHQPLVLIIAGGVFVMEALSVILQTSYFRLTKKRFGAGRRLFLMAPIHHHFEKKNWTETQVVMRFYILCVLCAVVALSSLKIR, from the coding sequence ATGGCGACTGGGAAAGTCTTAATGTTTTATTATTTGAGCGATTATCTGATGGATCGAGCCACGGGAACTTCCTGGGAAGCATCTCTATCAGGTTTGCGCCTTTTTCATTACATCACATTCCGAAGTGCTGGCGCAGCAGTCACAGCTTTATTGATGAGTCTGTTACTGGGGCCGCGGGTGATAGCCTGGCTGAAGGAATTGAGTTTCGGGCAAAACTATCAGGATCGTGCCGAGGCGGCGGGCAACTTTGCCGGGCGTACCGGCAAAAAAGTAGGGACACCCACGATGGGTGGTCTTTTAATTATCGTGACATTGAATGCATCCACGTTGCTATGGGCCCAGTGGAACACACTGGTGCAACTGACGCTTTTATCGGTCGTGGTTCTGGCCGGATTGGGCTTTTACGATGACTACACCAAAATTAGCAAAGCCAGCAGCGGCGGAGCGAAATCGCACATTAAGCTGTATGTGCAAATCGCGTTGGCACTCTTCATTGGCGTTTATCTTTGGCGTCTGCCAGCCACCAGCAAGTTAATCACAGATGTGATGGTTCCATTTTATAAATACCCGATACTTTCAAGTGCCGGAGTGCTTGGGTTGGTGATCACGATGCTCACCATCGTCGGCAGTTCCAACGCAGTCAATCTCACGGATGGATTGGATGGCCTGGCGATTGGATGCACGCTGATTGTGTCATTCGTCTTTTTGATTCTCACTTACCTGTGTGGAAATGCAAAAGCGGCGGATTACCTCCAAATCCCCCACGTGCCTGGAGCTGGTGAACTGACCGTTATCTGCGCTGCAATAGTCGGCGCTGGATTGGGTTTTCTCTGGTATAATTGTCATCCTGCGCAGGTGTTCATGGGCGATACTGGCTCGCTCGCCCTGGGAGGAGCCTTGGGAATCATCGCGGTTCTGATTCATCAACCACTGGTGCTGATCATCGCCGGAGGAGTCTTTGTCATGGAGGCGCTCTCGGTTATTTTGCAAACCAGCTATTTTCGCCTGACCAAGAAACGATTCGGGGCGGGACGACGCCTGTTTCTAATGGCTCCCATCCATCATCATTTTGAGAAGAAGAATTGGACCGAAACCCAGGTGGTTATGCGGTTCTACATTTTGTGTGTCTTGTGCGCTGTCGTGGCCTTAAGCAGTTTGAAAATCCGTTAA
- a CDS encoding UDP-N-acetylmuramoyl-tripeptide--D-alanyl-D-alanine ligase, producing the protein MEPRSLTYVAASMLGELRAGSPETRVARVCSDSRQVQPGDLFFALAGERFDGHEFITEVASKGVAAVVAERTRMTGKMPECGVIVVDNTRQALGRLAARYRQDFQLPIIAVGGSNGKTSTKELLAGVLKKRLNTLWSEASFNNDIGVPATLLRLEKANQAAVLEIGTNHPGELAPLVSMIQPKFGIITSIGREHLEFFGDVAGVADEEGWLAELLPADGKLFLNGDSDWTKQIARRTRATVVRVGFGAGNDWRVTDAKMDLQGVVFQVDAPDKSLSGQYRTALLGRHQALNATFALAVGAELGLTRDHLEQGLSDCKSAKMRLQLSNWNGICVIDDAYNANADSMLAALNTLQEMPCVGRRVAVLGDMAELGAHSEAAHEEVGRRVAELGLNRLFAVGKMAGAMAKSARDAGLAEASEFDDVPAAAAAVKNFLKAGDVVLLKASRSTRLERLFEMLKS; encoded by the coding sequence ATGGAACCTCGTTCTTTGACATATGTAGCTGCGAGTATGCTTGGGGAACTGCGGGCCGGTTCTCCCGAGACCCGGGTCGCGAGGGTTTGCTCTGACTCACGTCAGGTACAACCGGGAGACCTGTTCTTTGCTTTGGCTGGCGAGCGCTTTGACGGGCATGAGTTCATAACCGAAGTAGCGAGCAAAGGGGTTGCCGCAGTGGTGGCAGAACGCACGAGGATGACGGGCAAAATGCCAGAGTGTGGTGTCATTGTCGTGGACAATACACGCCAAGCATTGGGCAGACTGGCTGCTCGCTATCGACAGGACTTTCAGCTGCCAATCATCGCTGTTGGGGGTTCCAACGGGAAAACGTCCACGAAGGAACTCCTGGCTGGCGTGTTGAAAAAGAGGCTGAATACGCTCTGGAGCGAGGCCAGTTTTAACAACGATATTGGAGTTCCTGCCACTCTCCTCAGGCTTGAAAAGGCCAATCAGGCCGCAGTTTTGGAGATCGGAACCAACCATCCGGGCGAGTTGGCTCCGTTGGTAAGCATGATCCAACCCAAGTTTGGCATCATTACGAGTATTGGTCGGGAACATCTGGAATTTTTTGGTGATGTGGCAGGAGTGGCAGATGAAGAAGGCTGGTTGGCTGAGTTGCTGCCCGCAGATGGAAAACTTTTTTTGAATGGCGACAGTGACTGGACCAAGCAGATTGCCCGCCGAACGCGAGCGACTGTGGTTCGTGTCGGTTTTGGAGCAGGGAATGATTGGCGGGTAACTGATGCTAAGATGGATTTGCAAGGTGTTGTTTTTCAAGTAGATGCACCAGATAAAAGTTTATCGGGTCAGTATCGAACGGCGCTTTTGGGACGGCATCAGGCCTTAAACGCCACGTTCGCTCTCGCAGTTGGAGCGGAGTTGGGATTGACGAGAGACCATTTAGAGCAGGGTTTGTCAGACTGCAAGTCAGCAAAAATGAGACTACAACTCTCAAATTGGAATGGGATATGCGTAATAGATGACGCATATAACGCGAACGCTGATTCCATGCTGGCCGCCTTGAATACTTTGCAGGAGATGCCATGTGTGGGACGGCGGGTGGCAGTGTTGGGAGACATGGCCGAATTGGGTGCTCACAGCGAAGCGGCGCACGAAGAAGTAGGGCGCCGGGTTGCTGAGTTGGGGCTCAATCGGCTTTTTGCCGTTGGCAAAATGGCGGGAGCGATGGCGAAGTCGGCGCGTGATGCGGGATTGGCAGAGGCCAGCGAATTTGATGATGTGCCTGCGGCTGCGGCAGCAGTGAAGAATTTTTTGAAGGCAGGCGACGTGGTTTTGCTAAAGGCATCTCGCTCCACTCGTCTGGAACGGTTGTTTGAGATGTTGAAGTCGTAA